The following are encoded together in the Hydractinia symbiolongicarpus strain clone_291-10 chromosome 14, HSymV2.1, whole genome shotgun sequence genome:
- the LOC130625865 gene encoding uncharacterized protein LOC130625865, with amino-acid sequence MCGVKQQYKLNQNSQKLLRYGFLVIGIALCFIRGVEATTTCLSHQDCKRFDVESCCMAVSKHNGVCNPMLARNAACRAYSVKLVLFGGGGYGVNYCGCKRGLICKKIERKNWAVKERRWSEDKKRFKKKYKYRCKPIQREAVEIQELE; translated from the exons ATGTGTGGGGTGAAACAACAATACAAGTTAAATCAGAACTCACAAAAATTACTTCGATACGGTTTTCTTGTTATTGGAATCGCTCTCTGCTTCATACGTGGCGTAGAAGCCACAACA aCGTGTCTTTCACATCAAGATTGTAAAAGGTTTGATGTTGAAAGCTGCTGCATGGCTGTTAGTAAACACAACGGAGTTTGCAATCCCATGTTGGCACGAAATGCTGCATGTCGTGCATACAGTGTAAAG CTGGTATTATTTGGAGGTGGAGGGTATGGCGTGAATTATTGCGGATGTAAACGTGGTCTCATATGTAAGAAAATTGAACGCAAAAATTGGGCAGTGAAGGAACGCAGATGGAGCGAggataaaaaaaggtttaaaaagaaGTATAAATATCGTTGCAAACCAATCCAAAGAGAAGCAGTAGAGATACAAGAATTGGAATGA